A stretch of the Cellulomonas sp. WB94 genome encodes the following:
- a CDS encoding DUF4173 domain-containing protein, with amino-acid sequence MTDPLVPASPRPASPLPGARTPGTTAPATTTLSPAVTAAPPGRIGRPLTEFWSASRQPASSGTLLVCAAVGVVGAVLLVDHRLGLGAALVGLAVWAAAAPVLVRRRAVGDLVTAGLSVALVAVVAVRDASWVAALCLLTAILVGAVAATSARSAPAVVLSALSWAAGAFRTLPWITGGAATLVGSRRGRVLAVLRSVAVTVVLLVVFGMLFASADTVFASYVPRVDLGLLPGQVVVGVLVALVAATLADLAVAPPGWSDAELPPGRPAPRGEWLLPVLALDALVLAFVLVQVGALLGGHRHVLETAGLSYAEYARQGFAQLVAVTALTLVVVAVAARRAPRASERDRLVSRIALGVLCVATLGVVASALRRMSLYMDAFGLTRLRLFVVVVEVVLAVVLVLVLVAGVRWRGRWLPRVVVQVVAVAMLGLALVNPDALIVRYNAAAERDASLVVGLDVQYLQGLSADAVPEIARLDEPLRSCVLQHVAVEASDGVAEWNLGRARAAQVMGTADLTAGTACADYASTRQ; translated from the coding sequence ATGACCGATCCGCTCGTCCCCGCCTCCCCACGACCCGCCTCGCCCCTGCCCGGCGCGAGGACGCCCGGCACGACGGCCCCCGCCACGACGACGCTGTCACCTGCGGTGACGGCGGCACCGCCCGGCCGGATCGGTCGCCCGCTCACGGAGTTCTGGTCGGCGTCGCGGCAGCCGGCGTCGAGCGGCACGCTCCTGGTCTGTGCGGCCGTCGGCGTCGTGGGTGCGGTCCTCCTGGTCGACCACCGGCTCGGGCTCGGCGCGGCACTCGTGGGGCTCGCGGTCTGGGCAGCGGCCGCGCCGGTGCTCGTCCGGCGGCGAGCGGTGGGAGACCTCGTGACCGCCGGGCTGTCGGTCGCCCTTGTCGCGGTGGTCGCCGTCCGCGATGCGAGCTGGGTCGCGGCGTTGTGCCTGCTGACCGCGATCCTCGTCGGAGCAGTCGCGGCGACGTCGGCACGGTCTGCGCCCGCAGTCGTCCTCAGTGCGCTCAGCTGGGCGGCGGGCGCGTTTCGCACCCTGCCGTGGATCACGGGCGGGGCCGCGACGCTCGTCGGCTCACGTCGGGGCCGGGTGCTCGCGGTGCTGCGCAGCGTCGCGGTGACCGTCGTCCTGCTCGTGGTCTTCGGGATGCTGTTCGCGAGTGCCGACACCGTGTTCGCGAGCTACGTGCCCCGGGTCGACCTCGGTCTGCTGCCGGGCCAGGTGGTCGTCGGAGTCCTCGTGGCACTCGTGGCGGCGACGCTCGCCGACCTCGCCGTCGCCCCGCCGGGGTGGTCGGACGCCGAGCTGCCCCCGGGCCGGCCCGCACCGCGCGGCGAGTGGCTGCTGCCCGTGCTGGCGCTCGACGCCCTGGTGCTGGCCTTCGTGCTTGTGCAGGTCGGAGCCCTGCTCGGTGGCCACCGCCACGTCCTGGAGACCGCCGGCCTGAGCTACGCCGAGTACGCGCGGCAGGGGTTCGCCCAGCTCGTCGCCGTCACCGCGCTGACGCTCGTGGTCGTCGCCGTGGCCGCCCGCCGTGCGCCCCGCGCCTCCGAACGGGACCGGCTCGTCTCCCGGATCGCGCTGGGGGTGCTGTGCGTGGCCACGCTCGGGGTCGTGGCCTCCGCGCTGCGGCGCATGAGCCTGTACATGGACGCGTTCGGTCTGACCCGACTGCGGCTGTTCGTGGTGGTGGTCGAGGTGGTGCTCGCCGTCGTCCTCGTGCTGGTGCTGGTGGCGGGGGTGCGCTGGCGCGGCCGGTGGCTGCCGCGTGTCGTCGTCCAGGTGGTCGCCGTGGCGATGCTCGGGCTGGCGCTCGTGAACCCGGACGCGCTCATCGTCCGGTACAACGCTGCTGCCGAGCGCGACGCCTCGCTCGTCGTCGGGCTCGACGTCCAGTACCTGCAGGGGCTCTCGGCCGATGCGGTGCCGGAGATCGCCCGGCTGGACGAGCCGCTGCGGTCGTGCGTGCTGCAGCACGTCGCCGTCGAGGCGTCCGACGGCGTGGCGGAGTGGAACCTCGGCCGCGCGCGCGCCGCACAGGTGATGGGCACCGCGGACCTGACAGCAGGAACGGCCTGCGCCGACTACGCCAGCACGCGTCAGTGA
- a CDS encoding class I fructose-bisphosphate aldolase encodes MTLDAMDLDAMTQTAHALVAPGKGILAADESAPTIAKRLAGIGVESTEQKRRAYREILFTTPGIGDAISGVILFDETLRQTAADGTPFAEVLRRQGVIPGIKVDGGTKPLAGFPDEVITEGLDGLRDRLTQYVALGARFTKWRAVIHIGDGRPTATCIEAHAHALARYAALAQEAGLVPIVEPEVLMDGPHDLARCAEVTVTTLRAVYAELARHRVVLEATLLKPNMVLPGKDCPVQVSDDEIADATIAVLREAVPAAVPGIVLLSGGQTDEQATSRLDALNRRAPQPWELSFSFGRALQAPVLKAWAGDDVNRDAAQAALVHRARLNGAARHGTYTADMEGVTV; translated from the coding sequence ATGACTCTCGACGCGATGGACCTCGACGCGATGACCCAGACGGCGCACGCGCTGGTCGCACCCGGCAAGGGGATCCTCGCCGCTGACGAGAGCGCACCGACGATCGCGAAGCGGCTCGCCGGGATCGGCGTCGAGTCGACCGAGCAGAAGCGCCGGGCGTACCGCGAGATCCTGTTCACGACCCCGGGGATCGGTGACGCGATCAGTGGCGTGATCCTCTTCGACGAGACCCTGCGCCAGACGGCCGCCGACGGCACCCCGTTCGCCGAGGTCCTGCGCCGCCAGGGTGTGATCCCGGGCATCAAGGTCGACGGCGGGACGAAGCCGCTCGCCGGGTTCCCTGACGAGGTGATCACCGAGGGGCTCGACGGTCTGCGGGACCGGCTGACCCAGTACGTCGCGCTGGGCGCACGGTTCACCAAGTGGCGTGCGGTCATCCACATCGGCGACGGGCGCCCGACGGCGACGTGCATCGAGGCGCACGCCCACGCGCTGGCCCGGTACGCCGCACTCGCGCAGGAGGCCGGCCTCGTGCCCATCGTCGAGCCCGAGGTGCTCATGGACGGGCCGCACGACCTCGCCCGCTGCGCCGAGGTCACCGTGACGACGCTCCGCGCCGTGTACGCCGAGCTCGCCCGCCACCGCGTCGTCCTCGAGGCGACCCTGCTGAAGCCCAACATGGTGCTCCCCGGCAAGGACTGCCCGGTCCAGGTGAGCGACGACGAGATCGCGGACGCGACGATCGCCGTGCTCCGCGAGGCCGTGCCCGCCGCGGTGCCCGGCATCGTGCTCCTCTCAGGTGGCCAGACCGACGAGCAGGCGACCTCGCGTCTGGACGCGCTCAACCGGCGCGCGCCCCAGCCGTGGGAGCTGAGCTTCTCGTTCGGTCGTGCGCTGCAGGCCCCGGTCCTCAAGGCGTGGGCGGGCGACGACGTCAACCGCGACGCCGCCCAGGCCGCGCTGGTCCACCGCGCCCGCCTCAACGGCGCCGCGCGCCACGGGACCTACACCGCGGACATGGAGGGGGTGACCGTCTAG
- a CDS encoding glycoside hydrolase family 6 protein: MRFTLNRGTAVLAAAALALTAGATTAMAGSSGHHHPSPTTSFYVPKAPDGSRQQIAELLSQGDRADAKLLKKMVSTPQAVWFTGGTPRQVARDVKEVVRKAAATRSIPTLVAYNLPYRDCGQYSVGGAAGTAAYEAWIEAFAGALGRSEAIVILEPDGLGLIPNYVSALDGSSNCTLPIDPALPAGDAATPENRFTQLNVAVDALAEHPRTSVYLDATHTAWQNVGESADRLVKAGVQRADGFFVNLSNYQYTPNLAQYGTWVSQCLAYATEVAPGDYNGCPNQYWNGGPTNNWNGVALNNFGVWSDTATSADLDTSSINARYAGMLGTVQPTAHFVIDTSRNGQGPWKPTASYPDAQDWCNPPGRGLGETPAADPVATNPLLDAYLWVKTPGRSDGQCTRGTGGTTDPEWGGIVDPAAGAWFPQQALELAQLAVPPLS; encoded by the coding sequence ATGCGTTTCACACTCAACCGCGGGACCGCCGTGCTGGCCGCGGCCGCCCTCGCGCTGACCGCCGGCGCCACGACGGCGATGGCCGGCTCCTCAGGTCATCACCACCCGAGCCCGACCACCAGCTTCTACGTGCCCAAGGCACCCGACGGCTCCCGGCAGCAGATCGCCGAGCTGCTGTCGCAGGGCGACCGGGCCGACGCGAAGCTGCTGAAGAAGATGGTGAGCACCCCGCAGGCCGTGTGGTTCACCGGCGGCACCCCCCGGCAGGTCGCGCGCGACGTCAAGGAGGTCGTGCGCAAGGCGGCTGCGACCAGGTCGATCCCGACGCTCGTGGCCTACAACCTGCCGTACCGCGACTGCGGGCAGTACTCCGTGGGCGGCGCGGCGGGCACCGCGGCCTACGAGGCGTGGATCGAGGCCTTCGCGGGCGCGCTCGGACGCAGCGAGGCCATCGTCATCCTCGAGCCGGACGGCCTCGGCCTGATCCCCAACTACGTCAGCGCCCTCGACGGGTCCTCGAACTGCACGCTCCCGATCGACCCGGCGCTCCCGGCCGGGGACGCTGCGACGCCCGAGAACCGCTTCACGCAGCTCAACGTCGCGGTCGACGCGCTCGCGGAGCACCCGCGTACGTCGGTGTACCTGGACGCCACGCACACCGCCTGGCAGAACGTCGGCGAGTCCGCCGACCGCCTCGTCAAGGCCGGGGTCCAGCGGGCCGACGGGTTCTTCGTGAACCTCTCGAACTACCAGTACACGCCGAACCTGGCCCAGTACGGCACGTGGGTGTCGCAGTGCCTCGCCTACGCCACCGAGGTCGCGCCGGGTGACTACAACGGCTGCCCGAACCAGTACTGGAACGGCGGACCGACCAACAACTGGAACGGCGTCGCGCTGAACAACTTCGGGGTGTGGAGCGACACCGCCACCTCCGCCGACCTCGACACGTCGAGCATCAACGCCCGGTACGCGGGGATGCTCGGGACGGTCCAGCCGACCGCCCACTTCGTGATCGACACGAGCCGTAACGGCCAGGGTCCGTGGAAGCCCACGGCGTCCTACCCGGACGCGCAGGACTGGTGCAACCCGCCCGGGCGCGGCCTCGGCGAGACCCCCGCGGCCGACCCCGTCGCGACCAACCCGCTCCTCGACGCCTACCTGTGGGTCAAGACGCCCGGGCGGTCCGACGGGCAGTGCACGCGCGGCACGGGCGGCACGACGGACCCTGAGTGGGGCGGCATCGTGGACCCGGCGGCCGGGGCCTGGTTCCCCCAGCAGGCCCTCGAGCTCGCGCAGCTCGCGGTCCCGCCGCTGAGCTGA
- a CDS encoding LuxR family transcriptional regulator → MARRAMTTPFVARERQIAQLTGALERASAGRPGVILLGADAGVGKTRLLHRAAALAARSGATVVTGHCVDLGEIGLPYLPFAEALGQLRTIGGDVVERVVAGRPALGRLLPSAAADEPVDVEDGANRLQLFDGIGAVLTAAGRPGAPLMLVLEDLHWADSSSRDVLRFLVARMRDEHVLLVASYRTDEMHRRHPLRPMIAEMARHPNVELLDLPPFTDDELRTFTTAVLGSPLPEPALRRVAERSEGNAYFAEELLEAGADTDALPGTLGDILRARLELLDPAVQRLAQLASVAGRRVAEPLLRAVVAADHDDPSHGGHVGPPPDAAEGFDAALRDAVAHHVLAGEDGRIVFRHALLAEAVYADLLPGEQVALHRRYAAVLSADPSLGPASRLALHALRGHDLPAALRASATAAHDAAQVLAPAEELRHLETVLQVWDAVPHAADELGQDRIDVLTAAAGAASRAGEVARAVLLSREAVAAAADDPHRQAPLRTALARHLMGEERVHDALEETAQALTVLRADRPSGDRAWALATHARAALNLDRDDEAASAATAAIEVARAAAAAGAEADALTTLAVLVVDDAEHAADLLEKARDRAREAGDIVTELRCTYNLIATRYYAGDLAAAAELVTVGARRAAAAGLTWSVFGVELRVFGELIRYMHGDLSAPRRAADPAPEGATASLTSVELYAAVARGDADAIARGRALRPAWHRDGQIALISGGCTVDALAWQGDLDDAVELAVELIDHLGRVWSDFFLGGIWIAALAISALADGAQVDRLVGRSAAAKVALGSELLSRAVTTAEKGRPRGGRLGPEGLAWLARAHAEHSRLIGVDDPSLWAHATQAFEYGYRYEETRSRWRWAQALLEAGDRDLATAHAQIALDAATDMGAGPLTAAILALARRGRLDLPGARAPAVDTLTGREAEVLALVAQGLTNRQIGEQLYISGKTVSVHISNVLTKLGASGRTEAVAIAHRRGLLSTDAGRAVDTH, encoded by the coding sequence ATGGCCCGCAGGGCGATGACCACACCGTTCGTCGCGCGCGAGAGGCAGATCGCGCAGCTCACAGGCGCGCTCGAACGAGCCTCGGCCGGCCGACCAGGGGTGATCCTGCTCGGGGCCGACGCCGGGGTCGGCAAGACCCGCCTCCTGCACCGCGCCGCCGCGCTCGCGGCGCGGTCGGGCGCGACGGTCGTCACCGGGCACTGCGTGGACCTCGGCGAGATCGGGCTGCCGTACCTGCCCTTCGCCGAGGCGCTCGGCCAGCTGCGCACCATCGGCGGCGACGTCGTGGAGCGCGTCGTCGCGGGGCGTCCGGCGCTCGGGCGTCTGCTGCCCTCGGCGGCGGCCGACGAGCCCGTCGACGTCGAGGACGGGGCGAACCGGCTTCAGCTCTTCGACGGGATCGGCGCGGTCCTGACGGCCGCCGGGCGGCCCGGGGCACCGCTGATGCTCGTGCTCGAGGATCTCCACTGGGCCGACTCGTCGAGCCGCGACGTGCTGCGCTTCCTGGTCGCCCGGATGCGCGACGAGCACGTCCTGCTCGTCGCGAGCTACCGCACCGACGAGATGCACCGGCGCCACCCGTTGCGCCCGATGATCGCCGAGATGGCCCGGCACCCCAACGTCGAGCTCCTCGACCTCCCGCCGTTCACCGACGACGAGCTGCGCACGTTCACCACGGCGGTCTTGGGCAGCCCGCTGCCCGAGCCCGCCCTGCGCCGCGTCGCCGAGCGCTCCGAGGGAAACGCGTACTTCGCGGAGGAGCTGCTCGAGGCGGGCGCCGACACCGACGCGCTGCCCGGCACTCTCGGCGACATCCTGAGGGCACGCCTCGAGCTGCTCGACCCGGCGGTGCAACGCCTCGCCCAGCTGGCGTCGGTCGCCGGGAGGCGCGTGGCCGAGCCGCTGCTGCGAGCCGTCGTCGCGGCTGATCACGACGACCCCTCGCACGGCGGGCACGTCGGTCCCCCGCCCGACGCCGCCGAGGGGTTCGACGCCGCGCTGCGCGACGCCGTGGCCCACCACGTCCTCGCCGGTGAGGACGGCCGGATCGTGTTCCGGCACGCCTTGCTCGCCGAGGCGGTCTACGCCGACCTGCTGCCCGGGGAGCAGGTCGCGCTGCACCGGCGCTACGCCGCGGTGCTGAGTGCCGACCCGAGCCTCGGGCCTGCCTCGAGGCTCGCGCTGCACGCGCTGCGCGGCCATGACCTGCCTGCTGCGCTGCGCGCGTCGGCCACCGCGGCGCACGACGCCGCCCAGGTGCTCGCCCCCGCCGAGGAGCTGCGGCACCTCGAGACGGTGCTGCAGGTGTGGGACGCGGTGCCCCACGCTGCCGACGAGCTCGGCCAGGACCGCATCGACGTCCTGACCGCCGCCGCGGGGGCGGCGAGCAGGGCCGGCGAGGTCGCGCGCGCAGTGCTGCTGTCCCGCGAGGCCGTCGCCGCCGCTGCGGACGACCCGCACCGCCAGGCGCCGCTGCGGACCGCCCTCGCACGCCACCTCATGGGCGAGGAGCGGGTCCACGACGCGCTCGAGGAGACCGCCCAGGCGCTGACCGTGCTGCGCGCGGACCGGCCGTCGGGCGACCGCGCCTGGGCCCTCGCGACGCACGCGCGGGCGGCGCTCAACCTCGACCGCGACGACGAGGCGGCCAGTGCCGCGACGGCCGCGATCGAGGTCGCCCGCGCGGCCGCCGCGGCCGGTGCGGAGGCGGACGCCCTCACGACCCTCGCCGTCCTCGTGGTGGACGACGCCGAGCACGCCGCCGACCTCCTCGAGAAGGCCCGCGACCGGGCCCGCGAGGCGGGTGACATCGTCACCGAGCTGCGGTGCACGTACAACCTCATCGCGACCCGGTACTACGCGGGCGACCTCGCCGCCGCAGCCGAGCTGGTGACGGTCGGGGCGCGCCGGGCCGCAGCCGCAGGGCTCACGTGGAGCGTGTTCGGGGTCGAGCTGCGGGTCTTCGGCGAGCTCATCCGCTACATGCACGGCGACCTGTCGGCACCCCGGCGCGCGGCCGACCCAGCCCCTGAGGGTGCGACCGCCTCGCTGACCAGCGTCGAGCTCTATGCAGCGGTCGCGCGCGGTGACGCCGACGCGATCGCCCGAGGCCGTGCGCTGCGCCCCGCCTGGCACCGCGACGGTCAGATCGCGCTCATCTCGGGAGGCTGCACGGTCGACGCGCTCGCGTGGCAGGGCGACCTCGACGACGCGGTCGAGCTCGCGGTCGAGCTCATCGACCACCTCGGGCGCGTGTGGTCCGACTTCTTCCTGGGTGGCATCTGGATCGCGGCGCTCGCGATCTCCGCGCTGGCGGACGGCGCCCAGGTCGACCGCCTCGTCGGGCGCAGCGCCGCCGCGAAGGTCGCCCTCGGCTCCGAGCTGCTGTCCCGCGCCGTCACCACTGCCGAGAAGGGCCGCCCGCGCGGCGGGCGCCTCGGGCCGGAGGGGCTTGCCTGGCTCGCCCGTGCGCACGCCGAGCACAGCCGCCTGATCGGCGTGGACGACCCGTCGCTCTGGGCGCACGCGACGCAGGCGTTCGAGTACGGCTACCGCTACGAGGAGACGCGCTCGCGGTGGCGGTGGGCGCAGGCGCTGCTCGAGGCCGGCGACCGCGACCTCGCGACAGCGCACGCGCAGATCGCGCTCGACGCCGCGACGGACATGGGTGCCGGCCCGCTGACCGCCGCGATCCTCGCGCTCGCCCGACGCGGCCGCCTCGACCTGCCGGGTGCGCGCGCGCCGGCCGTCGACACCCTGACGGGTCGGGAGGCGGAGGTCCTCGCGCTCGTGGCCCAGGGCCTCACGAACCGGCAGATCGGCGAGCAGCTGTACATCAGCGGCAAGACCGTCAGCGTCCACATCTCGAACGTCCTGACCAAGCTGGGCGCCTCGGGGCGCACCGAGGCGGTGGCGATCGCGCACCGCCGCGGGCTGCTCTCGACCGACGCGGGCCGGGCTGTCGACACGCACTGA
- a CDS encoding glycosyltransferase family 1 protein, with protein MRVAIVAESFLPQVNGVTHSLLRVLEHLDRRGDTALVIAPDASRGTAMTTYGRTTVVRVPSAALPGYQAVRVGWSGVGRLARTLADFAPDVVHLASPFVLGWQGAQAARQLDLPTVAVYQTEVPAYAGRYGVGALEPFLWNRLRDIHEAATLTLAPSTHACRQLAEHGVPRVRLWPRGVDSVRFAPRHRDDAWRRSVAPDGEVVLGYVGRLAQEKQLDHLVAVADIPGTRIVLVGDGPDRDRLARTLPRAVLTGQLDGVDLARAVASMDVLVHPGELETFCQSIQEAMASGVPVVAPARGGPLDLVDVSRTGWLYAPGDLAGLRGHVLDLVGDVRKRHAFGAAARAAVQGRGWVPVCEALIGHYAAAMSMQAAAAA; from the coding sequence GTGCGCGTCGCGATCGTCGCCGAGTCCTTCCTGCCCCAGGTCAACGGGGTCACCCACTCGCTGCTGCGCGTCCTCGAGCACCTCGACCGGCGCGGCGACACGGCGCTGGTCATCGCGCCCGACGCGTCGCGCGGCACTGCCATGACGACCTACGGCCGGACGACGGTCGTCCGGGTCCCGTCGGCGGCCCTGCCCGGCTACCAGGCGGTCCGTGTGGGGTGGTCAGGGGTCGGTCGGCTCGCCCGGACGCTCGCGGACTTCGCCCCCGACGTCGTCCACCTCGCCTCGCCGTTCGTGCTCGGGTGGCAGGGCGCCCAGGCGGCCCGCCAGCTCGACCTGCCGACCGTCGCGGTGTACCAGACCGAGGTCCCCGCGTATGCGGGCCGCTACGGGGTCGGCGCACTCGAACCGTTCCTCTGGAACCGCCTGCGCGACATCCACGAGGCCGCGACCCTGACGCTCGCGCCGTCGACCCACGCGTGCCGACAGCTCGCCGAGCACGGGGTGCCGAGGGTGCGGCTGTGGCCGCGCGGCGTCGACTCGGTACGGTTCGCGCCTCGGCACCGCGACGACGCGTGGCGGCGGTCGGTGGCCCCCGACGGCGAGGTCGTGCTGGGCTACGTCGGGAGGCTCGCACAGGAGAAGCAGCTCGACCACCTCGTGGCGGTCGCGGACATCCCGGGCACCCGCATCGTCCTCGTCGGCGACGGGCCCGACCGTGACCGGCTCGCCCGGACCCTGCCGCGCGCGGTGCTCACCGGCCAGCTCGACGGCGTCGACCTCGCACGGGCCGTCGCGAGCATGGACGTGCTCGTCCACCCGGGCGAGCTCGAGACGTTCTGCCAGTCGATCCAGGAGGCGATGGCGAGCGGGGTGCCGGTCGTCGCACCGGCGCGCGGCGGACCCCTCGACCTCGTCGACGTCAGTCGGACCGGGTGGCTGTACGCGCCGGGGGACCTCGCCGGGCTCCGCGGGCACGTGCTCGACCTCGTGGGTGACGTGCGCAAGCGGCACGCGTTCGGTGCGGCCGCGCGGGCCGCCGTGCAGGGACGCGGCTGGGTGCCGGTGTGCGAGGCGCTGATCGGTCACTACGCGGCGGCGATGTCGATGCAGGCGGCCGCCGCCGCATGA
- a CDS encoding glycosyltransferase has translation MSLRIVHVANFYGPRSGGLRTTMHALGAGYEAAGHAMVLVVPGPVDADERTPSGRRVTIAAPVVPGSGSYRVITHVDRVRAILAELAPDRLEVSDRSTLRGLGADARRLGVPSVFFAHERLDGVLAALLPPGARALAPTRTVADLHNRTTAARFDRIVCTTHFAAEEFDRIGRETQHVPLGVDLETFHPRRHDAEVRARHARDDELLVVMASRLSAEKRPGIALDTVAELRARGVRVRLVVVGDGPMAPALRRRASSLPVSFTGFLGSRPELAGLLAAADVVLAPGPIETFGLAALEALASGTPVVCHRGSALPEVVGSAGAVAPGNGVGFADAVQRLLDRPAPERRASARRRAEQFSWQRTVDTMLALHAQRPEPAHRHRARGRSGSTQGRIRG, from the coding sequence ATGAGCCTGCGCATCGTCCACGTCGCGAACTTCTACGGCCCGCGCTCGGGCGGGCTGCGCACGACGATGCACGCGCTGGGTGCGGGCTACGAGGCGGCCGGCCACGCGATGGTGCTGGTCGTCCCGGGCCCCGTCGACGCCGACGAGCGGACGCCGTCGGGACGCCGCGTGACGATCGCCGCGCCGGTCGTGCCCGGGAGCGGCAGCTACCGCGTCATCACCCACGTCGACCGGGTGCGCGCGATCCTCGCCGAGCTCGCGCCCGACCGGCTCGAGGTCTCCGACCGGTCGACCCTGCGTGGGCTCGGTGCCGACGCGCGCCGGCTCGGGGTGCCGAGCGTGTTCTTCGCGCACGAGCGGCTCGACGGTGTGCTAGCGGCGCTGCTGCCGCCTGGTGCGCGGGCGCTCGCACCGACGCGCACCGTCGCCGACCTCCACAACCGCACGACGGCGGCACGCTTCGACCGGATCGTCTGCACGACCCACTTCGCCGCGGAGGAGTTCGACCGGATCGGCCGGGAGACCCAGCACGTGCCGCTCGGCGTCGACCTCGAGACCTTCCACCCCCGCCGCCACGATGCCGAGGTGCGCGCCCGCCACGCGCGCGACGACGAGCTGCTCGTCGTGATGGCGAGCAGGCTGTCCGCCGAGAAGCGACCCGGAATCGCGCTCGACACCGTCGCCGAGCTGAGGGCTCGCGGGGTGCGGGTGCGGCTCGTCGTCGTCGGGGACGGTCCGATGGCGCCGGCGCTGCGTCGGCGGGCGTCGTCGCTCCCGGTGAGCTTCACGGGGTTCCTCGGGTCGCGTCCCGAGCTGGCCGGGCTGCTCGCCGCGGCCGACGTCGTCCTCGCGCCCGGTCCCATCGAGACGTTCGGCCTCGCGGCGCTCGAGGCCCTCGCGTCCGGGACTCCGGTCGTGTGCCACCGGGGGAGCGCGCTGCCCGAGGTCGTCGGTTCCGCCGGGGCGGTCGCTCCGGGGAACGGGGTCGGGTTCGCCGACGCCGTGCAGCGCCTCCTCGACCGGCCGGCCCCCGAGCGGCGCGCGAGCGCCCGACGCCGGGCCGAGCAGTTCTCCTGGCAGCGCACGGTCGACACCATGCTCGCGCTGCACGCACAGCGCCCCGAGCCGGCGCACCGGCACCGAGCCCGGGGCCGGTCCGGGTCGACTCAGGGTCGGATCAGGGGATAG
- a CDS encoding PspC domain-containing protein, whose amino-acid sequence MSTIHETLGRDGLIRPIDGRVLGGVCAGLGRRFGLDPWPARLLFLLLLMVVPGSQIIIYPILWILMPSESSVWHPAPASRQ is encoded by the coding sequence GTGAGCACCATCCACGAGACCCTCGGCCGCGACGGCCTCATCCGGCCGATCGACGGGCGCGTGCTGGGCGGCGTCTGCGCCGGCCTCGGCCGACGCTTCGGGCTCGACCCGTGGCCCGCGCGCCTGCTGTTCCTCCTGCTGCTCATGGTCGTCCCGGGCAGCCAGATCATCATCTACCCGATCCTGTGGATCCTGATGCCGTCGGAGTCGTCCGTCTGGCATCCGGCACCCGCCTCGCGGCAGTAG
- a CDS encoding ATP-binding protein, whose amino-acid sequence MGDLRDIRSAASVRRAAASGVPTETDAPAGPGTPTELVLEARPAAARAARHWVMRTVADAGVHGSSNQVIELLAGEIVANAVVHGPVDGEIRVRVVVLEDEVRVFVSDESTVRPSVQHALPTDPGGRGMSLVAALSTAWGVEQRGPGGKTVWFSVGPDAD is encoded by the coding sequence GTGGGCGATCTCCGGGACATCCGTAGCGCGGCGAGCGTGCGACGCGCCGCCGCGTCCGGGGTCCCCACCGAGACCGACGCGCCGGCAGGTCCGGGCACCCCGACCGAGCTCGTGCTCGAAGCGCGACCTGCGGCGGCCCGCGCCGCGCGGCACTGGGTGATGCGAACGGTCGCCGACGCAGGCGTCCACGGGTCGTCGAACCAGGTCATCGAGCTGCTCGCCGGGGAAATCGTGGCGAACGCTGTGGTCCACGGACCGGTGGACGGCGAGATCCGCGTGCGCGTCGTGGTGCTCGAGGACGAGGTCCGCGTGTTCGTCTCGGACGAGAGCACCGTGCGCCCGTCGGTCCAGCACGCGCTGCCGACCGACCCGGGCGGCCGGGGGATGTCGCTCGTCGCGGCACTGTCGACGGCGTGGGGGGTCGAGCAGCGGGGTCCGGGCGGCAAGACGGTCTGGTTCTCGGTCGGCCCCGACGCCGACTGA